One region of Osmia lignaria lignaria isolate PbOS001 chromosome 7, iyOsmLign1, whole genome shotgun sequence genomic DNA includes:
- the LOC117611155 gene encoding uncharacterized protein LOC117611155, protein MAMGVLLDIKPSHLIVMATAWRAAIRLHQAEEWSPASGGHTEILRDLGSELILTHGEDRCKTEYLFRREYNLILPDRKKWLEDPNVILTPGGLVWFTDGSKTGSGTGVGIAGESPRVEITHKLGHHVTVFQAEVFAIWACAKYNLERAHSGKHIYICSDSLAALRALHKMEIGSKLVRDCALTLRELTLNNRVKLVWVPGHAGIPGNERANELARLGATSSQPYHEYPIGVSTYALKGLAKDWLNQEFTRIWHNANGMRHTRALLEGSSQKLGDTLIHLDRAQLRMLVGLVTGHWYTRKHLVRMGLIEQSTCPRCEEEDETLLHVLLRWNCMELRALRGSILGTLELSSLSISAGLVPALLKLATEAQLPRHSQ, encoded by the coding sequence ATGGCAATGGGTGTGCTGCTCGATATCAAGCCATCCCATCTAATAGTGATGGCAACGGCTTGGAGAGCAGCCATCCGCCTCCATCAAGCGGAAGAATGGTCCCCGGCGAGCGGTGGGCACACCGAAATCCTCAGGGATCTGGGATCGGAGTTAATTCTGACCCACGGTGAAGACCGCTGCAAGACGGAGTACCTCTTCAGACGAGAATATAATCTAATCCTCCCAGATAGGAAGAAATGGCTGGAGGACCCAAACGTCATTCTGACTCCTGGGGGGCTGGTTTGGTTCACAGACGGCTCCAAGACCGGATCCGGCACAGGAGTCGGGATTGCGGGGGAGAGCCCAAGGGTTGAAATAACCCACAAGCTGGGCCACCACGTTACGGTCTTCCAAGCAGAAGTGTTTGCCATCTGGGCCTGCGCCAAATATAACTTGGAAAGGGCCCACTCAGGCAAACACATCTACATCTGCAGTGATAGCCTGGCCGCGCTCAGAGCCCTCCACAAAATGGAAATTGGGTCGAAGCTAGTCAGGGACTGTGCACTGACTTTAAGAGAGCTAACTCTGAACAACAGAGTTAAGCTGGTATGGGTACCAGGTCACGCTGGTATCCCAGGCAACGAGAGGGCTAACGAACTGGCACGACTGGGGGCGACAAGCTCCCAGCCATACCATGAGTACCCCATTGGTGTCTCAACCTACGCGTTGAAAGGCCTGGCTAAGGACTGGTTAAACCAGGAATTCACCAGGATCTGGCACAACGCAAACGGCATGAGACACACGAGGGCCCTACTTGAGGGATCGTCACAGAAGCTGGGTGATACCTTAATTCACTTGGACAGGGCGCAACTGCGCATGCTCGTAGGCCtagtgacaggacactggtaTACGAGGAAACACCTCGTGCGCATGGGACTCATTGAGCAGTCGACATGCCCGAGATGTGAGGAGGAGGACGAAACACTTCTCCACGTACTTCTAAGATGGAATTGCATGGAATTAAGGGCCCTAAGAGGATCAATCCTGGGGACCTTGGAACTCTCATCATTAAGCATTTCGGCTGGCCTGGTGCCGGCGCTTCTAAAGCTTGCAACAGAAGCCCAGCTGCCAAGGCACAGCCAGTAA